One Glycine soja cultivar W05 chromosome 2, ASM419377v2, whole genome shotgun sequence genomic region harbors:
- the LOC114390814 gene encoding uncharacterized protein LOC114390814 isoform X1: protein MVETRRGASSSKCSLSSPSAPNTKRSKVSKDSFVAAPVNKSGEPELRPSDLPDTASLKAVDVCDAVLPDKSPSEGEALVPPRCAGETAEKSKVAGLPPRSVKKRAAKSCPKTAWGKLLSQCSKNPHVCMTEPIFTVGQGQHCNLWLKDPTIGSVLCKLSHIERGSSSGALLEITGSKGSIHVNGKTYRKNACLILSGGDEVVFGSSAKYAYIFQQLTNSIISTADIASSVSILEAQSAPINGMQVEARSGDLSAVAEASILASLSNNICKELSLLPPAAKTGKNVQQNTDISSLHSGCGDDITDNEMSDTTNNDEPAGDFSADKTVLGSSTTVNENPNLGSAEVDTNIDADVGKMTTATYELRPLLRMLTGSCPEFDLSGSISKILEGQRELRELLKDVDTPTVLASTKRLAFKDSLQQRILKAEKIDVSFETFPYYLSDTTKNVLIASTFIHLKCKGFGKYASDLPSVSPRIVLSGPAGSEIYQETLSKALVKHFGARLLIVDSLSLPGGSPSKEVDSAKESSGAEKPSVFSRKRNFQTAMLQHKKPASSVNAEIIGGPMLISSASSKGATLRKGDRVKFIGSFPSAVSSLPNYISRGPSYGSRGKVLLAFEDNGSSKIGVRFDKSIPDGNDLGGLCEDDHGFFCSANHLLQVDGSGGDDLDKVAINEIFEVASNQSKSGALVLFIKDIGKAMIGNYEILKSKFESLPPNVVVVGSHTQLDNQKEKAQPGSLLFTKFGSNQTALLDLAFPDNFSRLHDRSKETSKVMKQLNRLFPNKVTIQLPQDEALLSDWKQQLDRDIETMKAQSNVVSIRLVLNRIGLDCPDLETLCIKDHTLTTESVEKIIGWALSYHFMHSSEASIRDSKLVISAESIKYGHKILQGIQNENKNMKKSLKDVVTENEFEKKLLTDVIPPTDIGVTFDDIGALENVKETLKELVMLPLQRPELFGKGQLAKPCKGILLFGPPGTGKTMLAKAVATEAGANFINISMSSITSKWFGEGEKYVKAVFSLASKIAPSVIFVDEVDSMLGRRENPGEHEAMRKMKNEFMVNWDGLRTKDKERILVLAATNRPFDLDEAVIRRLPRRLMVNLPDAPNRGKIVRVILAKEDLAPDVDFEAIANMTDGYSGSDLKNLCVTAAQCPIRQILEKEKKERSLALAENQPLPQLCSSTDVRPLKMEDFRYAHEQVCASVSSESTNMSELLQWNDLYGEGGSRKMRSLSYFM from the exons ATGGTCGAAACCAGACGCGGCGCCTCTTCTTCCAAGTgttctctctcttctccttctgCGCCCAACACCAAACGATCCAAG GTGTCCAAGGATTCCTTTGTGGCGGCTCCGGTCAACAAATCTGGGGAACCGGAGCTACGGCCCTCTGATCTGCCAGATACGGCGTCGTTGAAGGCCGTGGATGTTTGTGACGCGGTGTTGCCCGATAAGTCTCCTTCTGAAGGCGAGGCTTTGGTGCCTCCACGGTGTGCAG GTGAAACTGCGGAGAAATCGAAGGTGGCTGGTCTTCCCCCAAGGAGCGTGAAGAAACGTGCTGCGAAATCGTGCCCCAAGACTGCGTGGGGAAAGCTCCTCTCTCAGTGTTCTAAG AATCCTCATGTGTGCATGACTGAACCTATCTTCACCGTTGGTCAAGGTCAACATTGTAATTTATGGCTTAAAGATCCCACCATTGGTAGTGTTTTGTGCAAGTTGAGCCACATAGAG CGTGGAAGTTCATCGGGTGCATTACTGGAAATCACAGGGAGCAAAGGTTCTATTCACGTTAATGGGAAGACTTATAGAAAGAATGCCTGTCTAATTTTAAGTGGAGGTGATGAGGTTGTCTTTGGTTCTTCTGCCAAGTATGCTTAT ATCTTTCAGCAGCTGACGAATAGTATCATTAGTACTGCTGATATAGCTTCTTCTGTGAGTATCTTGGAAGCCCAGAGTGCTCCAATAAATGGAATGCAAGTTGAAGCCAGATCTGGAGACCTTTCTGCTGTTGCTGAAGCATCTATATTGGCATCTTTATCTAATAATATTTGTAAAGAATTATCTCTCCTACCACCTGCTGCTAAAACTGGCAAGAATGTGCAGCAGAACACTGACATTTCATCACTACATTCTGGCTGCGGGGATGATATCACAGACAATGAAATGAGTGATACCACCAATAATGATGAACCAGCTGGAGATTTTTCTGCTGATAAAACTGTTCTTGGATCCTCTACCACTGTTAACGAAAATCCTAACCTTGGCTCAGCAGAAGTCGATACCAATATTGATGCAGATGTTGGGAAGATGACTACTGCTACATATGAGTTGAGGCCATTACTGCGCATGCTTACTGGATCATGTCCTGAATTTGATTTAAGTGGTAGCATTTCCAAGATATTGGAAGGGCAAAGGGAATTAAGAGAACTTCTTAAAGATGTTGATACCCCAACAGTATTGGCATCAACCAAGCGACTAGCATTTAAGGACAGTTTACAACAGAGAATTCTCAAAGCTGAGAAGATTGATGTCTCATTTGAAACTTTCCCATATTATCTAAG TGATACAACAAAGAACGTTTTGATTGCTTCTACATTTATTCATTTGAAGTGCAAAGGCTTTGGAAAATATGCTTCAGACCTCCCATCAGTGTCTCCACGAATAGTGTTATCTGGTCCTGCAG GTTCGGAAATATATCAGGAGACTTTGTCCAAGGCACTTGTGAAGCATTTTGGTGCCAGGCTACTAATTGTGGATTCTCTTTCACTGCCTGGT GGATCACCATCAAAGGAAGTTGATTCTGCCAAAGAAAGTTCTGGGGCTGAAAAACCATCTGTGTTTTCTAGGAAGAGAAATTTCCAGACTGCCATGTTACAGCATAAAAAACCAGCCTCTAGTGTTAATGCTGAAATTATTGGTGGACCCATGCTAATTTCTAGTGCATCATCGAAAGGCGCTACTCTTAGAAAGG GTGATCGAGTAAAATTTATTGGTAGCTTTCCTTCGGCTGTCTCATCACTACCAAATTATATTTCAAG GGGACCAAGTTATGGCTCCCGGGGCAAAGTTCTCCTAGCTTTTGAAGATAACGGGTCTTCAAAAATTGGGGTTAGGTTTGATAAATCAATTCCAGATGGAAATGATCTTGGTGGCCTTTGCGAAGATGACCATGGGTTCTTCTGTTCTG CAAATCATTTACTACAAGTAGACGGCTCTGGAGGGGATGATCTTGACAAAGTTGCAATTAATGAAATCTTTGAG GTTGCCTCTAATCAGAGTAAAAGTGGTGCACTCGTGTTGTTCATTAAAGATATAGGGAAGGCAATGATTGGCAACTacgaaattttaaaaagtaaatttgaaAGCTTGCCACCAAATGTTGTGGTAGTTGGTTCTCACACCCAGTTGGATAATCAAAAGGAGAAG GCTCAACCTGGCAGTCTTCTGTTTACCAAGTTTGGAAGCAATCAGACAGCACTACTTGATCTTGCTTTTCCG GATAACTTTAGTAGACTGCATGATAGAAGCAAAGAAACCTCAAAAGTTATGAAGCAACTTAATCGCCTTTTTCCAAACAAAGTGACCATACAGTTGCCTCAG GACGAGGCTTTACTCTCTGACTGGAAGCAGCAGTTAGATCGTGACATTGAAACTATGAAAGCTCAGTCCAATGTTGTCAGCATTCGCTTA GTTCTCAACAGAATTGGATTGGATTGCCCTGACCTTGAGACTCTCTGCATCAAAGACCACACCCTAACGACTGAGA GTGTGGAGAAGATCATTGGATGGGCTTTAAGTTACCATTTTATGCATTCATCTGAAGCTTCAATCAGAGATTCTAAGCTTGTAATATCTGCAGAAAG CATTAAGTATGGACATAAAATTCTACAGGGCATTCAAAATGAGAACAAGAACATGAAAAAATCACTTAAG GACGTGGTTACTGAGAATGAATTTGAGAAAAAACTACTTACTGATGTTATTCCACCGACTGATATTGGGGTCACATTTGACGATATTGGAGCTTTAGAAAATGTTAAGGAAACCTTGAAGGAATTGGTCATGCTTCCTCTTCAAAGGCCTGAATTGTTTGGCAAAGGACAGCTGGCcaag CCTTGCAAGGGAATATTGCTTTTTGGCCCCCCTGGCACAGGAAAAACAATGCTTGCAAAGGCTGTGGCAACTGAAGCTGGAGCAAATTTTATTAACATTTCAATGTCCAGCATTACATCCAAG TGGTTTGGTGAAGGAGAAAAATATGTCAAAGCAGTCTTTTCTCTGGCCAGCAAAATTGCTCCAAGTGTTATTTTTGTTGATGAG GTTGATAGTATGTTAGGAAGACGTGAAAATCCTGGTGAACATGAGGCTATGCGTAAAATGAAGAATGAATTCATGGTTAATTGGGATGGTTTGAGAACAAAAGATAAAGAGCGTATACTTGTTCTTGCTGCTACAAATAGACCTTTTGATCTTGATGAGGCTGTTATTAGGAGACTTCCACGAAG ATTGATGGTTAATTTGCCAGATGCTCCAAATAGAGGAAAAATTGTCAGAGTTATTTTAGCAAAAGAAGATTTGGCACCTGATGTTGATTTTGAAGCAATAGCAAATATGACTGATGGATATTCAGGAAGTGACCTAAAG AATCTCTGTGTCACAGCAGCTCAATGTCCAATAAGACAGATCTtggagaaggaaaagaag GAGAGAAGCTTAGCATTGGCTGAGAACCAACCTTTACCTCAGTTGTGTAGTAGTACTGACGTTCGTCCCTTAAAGATGGAGGATTTTAGATATGCACATGAGCAg
- the LOC114390814 gene encoding uncharacterized protein LOC114390814 isoform X2, producing the protein MQNPHVCMTEPIFTVGQGQHCNLWLKDPTIGSVLCKLSHIERGSSSGALLEITGSKGSIHVNGKTYRKNACLILSGGDEVVFGSSAKYAYIFQQLTNSIISTADIASSVSILEAQSAPINGMQVEARSGDLSAVAEASILASLSNNICKELSLLPPAAKTGKNVQQNTDISSLHSGCGDDITDNEMSDTTNNDEPAGDFSADKTVLGSSTTVNENPNLGSAEVDTNIDADVGKMTTATYELRPLLRMLTGSCPEFDLSGSISKILEGQRELRELLKDVDTPTVLASTKRLAFKDSLQQRILKAEKIDVSFETFPYYLSDTTKNVLIASTFIHLKCKGFGKYASDLPSVSPRIVLSGPAGSEIYQETLSKALVKHFGARLLIVDSLSLPGGSPSKEVDSAKESSGAEKPSVFSRKRNFQTAMLQHKKPASSVNAEIIGGPMLISSASSKGATLRKGDRVKFIGSFPSAVSSLPNYISRGPSYGSRGKVLLAFEDNGSSKIGVRFDKSIPDGNDLGGLCEDDHGFFCSANHLLQVDGSGGDDLDKVAINEIFEVASNQSKSGALVLFIKDIGKAMIGNYEILKSKFESLPPNVVVVGSHTQLDNQKEKAQPGSLLFTKFGSNQTALLDLAFPDNFSRLHDRSKETSKVMKQLNRLFPNKVTIQLPQDEALLSDWKQQLDRDIETMKAQSNVVSIRLVLNRIGLDCPDLETLCIKDHTLTTESVEKIIGWALSYHFMHSSEASIRDSKLVISAESIKYGHKILQGIQNENKNMKKSLKDVVTENEFEKKLLTDVIPPTDIGVTFDDIGALENVKETLKELVMLPLQRPELFGKGQLAKPCKGILLFGPPGTGKTMLAKAVATEAGANFINISMSSITSKWFGEGEKYVKAVFSLASKIAPSVIFVDEVDSMLGRRENPGEHEAMRKMKNEFMVNWDGLRTKDKERILVLAATNRPFDLDEAVIRRLPRRLMVNLPDAPNRGKIVRVILAKEDLAPDVDFEAIANMTDGYSGSDLKNLCVTAAQCPIRQILEKEKKERSLALAENQPLPQLCSSTDVRPLKMEDFRYAHEQVCASVSSESTNMSELLQWNDLYGEGGSRKMRSLSYFM; encoded by the exons ATGCAG AATCCTCATGTGTGCATGACTGAACCTATCTTCACCGTTGGTCAAGGTCAACATTGTAATTTATGGCTTAAAGATCCCACCATTGGTAGTGTTTTGTGCAAGTTGAGCCACATAGAG CGTGGAAGTTCATCGGGTGCATTACTGGAAATCACAGGGAGCAAAGGTTCTATTCACGTTAATGGGAAGACTTATAGAAAGAATGCCTGTCTAATTTTAAGTGGAGGTGATGAGGTTGTCTTTGGTTCTTCTGCCAAGTATGCTTAT ATCTTTCAGCAGCTGACGAATAGTATCATTAGTACTGCTGATATAGCTTCTTCTGTGAGTATCTTGGAAGCCCAGAGTGCTCCAATAAATGGAATGCAAGTTGAAGCCAGATCTGGAGACCTTTCTGCTGTTGCTGAAGCATCTATATTGGCATCTTTATCTAATAATATTTGTAAAGAATTATCTCTCCTACCACCTGCTGCTAAAACTGGCAAGAATGTGCAGCAGAACACTGACATTTCATCACTACATTCTGGCTGCGGGGATGATATCACAGACAATGAAATGAGTGATACCACCAATAATGATGAACCAGCTGGAGATTTTTCTGCTGATAAAACTGTTCTTGGATCCTCTACCACTGTTAACGAAAATCCTAACCTTGGCTCAGCAGAAGTCGATACCAATATTGATGCAGATGTTGGGAAGATGACTACTGCTACATATGAGTTGAGGCCATTACTGCGCATGCTTACTGGATCATGTCCTGAATTTGATTTAAGTGGTAGCATTTCCAAGATATTGGAAGGGCAAAGGGAATTAAGAGAACTTCTTAAAGATGTTGATACCCCAACAGTATTGGCATCAACCAAGCGACTAGCATTTAAGGACAGTTTACAACAGAGAATTCTCAAAGCTGAGAAGATTGATGTCTCATTTGAAACTTTCCCATATTATCTAAG TGATACAACAAAGAACGTTTTGATTGCTTCTACATTTATTCATTTGAAGTGCAAAGGCTTTGGAAAATATGCTTCAGACCTCCCATCAGTGTCTCCACGAATAGTGTTATCTGGTCCTGCAG GTTCGGAAATATATCAGGAGACTTTGTCCAAGGCACTTGTGAAGCATTTTGGTGCCAGGCTACTAATTGTGGATTCTCTTTCACTGCCTGGT GGATCACCATCAAAGGAAGTTGATTCTGCCAAAGAAAGTTCTGGGGCTGAAAAACCATCTGTGTTTTCTAGGAAGAGAAATTTCCAGACTGCCATGTTACAGCATAAAAAACCAGCCTCTAGTGTTAATGCTGAAATTATTGGTGGACCCATGCTAATTTCTAGTGCATCATCGAAAGGCGCTACTCTTAGAAAGG GTGATCGAGTAAAATTTATTGGTAGCTTTCCTTCGGCTGTCTCATCACTACCAAATTATATTTCAAG GGGACCAAGTTATGGCTCCCGGGGCAAAGTTCTCCTAGCTTTTGAAGATAACGGGTCTTCAAAAATTGGGGTTAGGTTTGATAAATCAATTCCAGATGGAAATGATCTTGGTGGCCTTTGCGAAGATGACCATGGGTTCTTCTGTTCTG CAAATCATTTACTACAAGTAGACGGCTCTGGAGGGGATGATCTTGACAAAGTTGCAATTAATGAAATCTTTGAG GTTGCCTCTAATCAGAGTAAAAGTGGTGCACTCGTGTTGTTCATTAAAGATATAGGGAAGGCAATGATTGGCAACTacgaaattttaaaaagtaaatttgaaAGCTTGCCACCAAATGTTGTGGTAGTTGGTTCTCACACCCAGTTGGATAATCAAAAGGAGAAG GCTCAACCTGGCAGTCTTCTGTTTACCAAGTTTGGAAGCAATCAGACAGCACTACTTGATCTTGCTTTTCCG GATAACTTTAGTAGACTGCATGATAGAAGCAAAGAAACCTCAAAAGTTATGAAGCAACTTAATCGCCTTTTTCCAAACAAAGTGACCATACAGTTGCCTCAG GACGAGGCTTTACTCTCTGACTGGAAGCAGCAGTTAGATCGTGACATTGAAACTATGAAAGCTCAGTCCAATGTTGTCAGCATTCGCTTA GTTCTCAACAGAATTGGATTGGATTGCCCTGACCTTGAGACTCTCTGCATCAAAGACCACACCCTAACGACTGAGA GTGTGGAGAAGATCATTGGATGGGCTTTAAGTTACCATTTTATGCATTCATCTGAAGCTTCAATCAGAGATTCTAAGCTTGTAATATCTGCAGAAAG CATTAAGTATGGACATAAAATTCTACAGGGCATTCAAAATGAGAACAAGAACATGAAAAAATCACTTAAG GACGTGGTTACTGAGAATGAATTTGAGAAAAAACTACTTACTGATGTTATTCCACCGACTGATATTGGGGTCACATTTGACGATATTGGAGCTTTAGAAAATGTTAAGGAAACCTTGAAGGAATTGGTCATGCTTCCTCTTCAAAGGCCTGAATTGTTTGGCAAAGGACAGCTGGCcaag CCTTGCAAGGGAATATTGCTTTTTGGCCCCCCTGGCACAGGAAAAACAATGCTTGCAAAGGCTGTGGCAACTGAAGCTGGAGCAAATTTTATTAACATTTCAATGTCCAGCATTACATCCAAG TGGTTTGGTGAAGGAGAAAAATATGTCAAAGCAGTCTTTTCTCTGGCCAGCAAAATTGCTCCAAGTGTTATTTTTGTTGATGAG GTTGATAGTATGTTAGGAAGACGTGAAAATCCTGGTGAACATGAGGCTATGCGTAAAATGAAGAATGAATTCATGGTTAATTGGGATGGTTTGAGAACAAAAGATAAAGAGCGTATACTTGTTCTTGCTGCTACAAATAGACCTTTTGATCTTGATGAGGCTGTTATTAGGAGACTTCCACGAAG ATTGATGGTTAATTTGCCAGATGCTCCAAATAGAGGAAAAATTGTCAGAGTTATTTTAGCAAAAGAAGATTTGGCACCTGATGTTGATTTTGAAGCAATAGCAAATATGACTGATGGATATTCAGGAAGTGACCTAAAG AATCTCTGTGTCACAGCAGCTCAATGTCCAATAAGACAGATCTtggagaaggaaaagaag GAGAGAAGCTTAGCATTGGCTGAGAACCAACCTTTACCTCAGTTGTGTAGTAGTACTGACGTTCGTCCCTTAAAGATGGAGGATTTTAGATATGCACATGAGCAg
- the LOC114390814 gene encoding uncharacterized protein LOC114390814 isoform X3 encodes MTEPIFTVGQGQHCNLWLKDPTIGSVLCKLSHIERGSSSGALLEITGSKGSIHVNGKTYRKNACLILSGGDEVVFGSSAKYAYIFQQLTNSIISTADIASSVSILEAQSAPINGMQVEARSGDLSAVAEASILASLSNNICKELSLLPPAAKTGKNVQQNTDISSLHSGCGDDITDNEMSDTTNNDEPAGDFSADKTVLGSSTTVNENPNLGSAEVDTNIDADVGKMTTATYELRPLLRMLTGSCPEFDLSGSISKILEGQRELRELLKDVDTPTVLASTKRLAFKDSLQQRILKAEKIDVSFETFPYYLSDTTKNVLIASTFIHLKCKGFGKYASDLPSVSPRIVLSGPAGSEIYQETLSKALVKHFGARLLIVDSLSLPGGSPSKEVDSAKESSGAEKPSVFSRKRNFQTAMLQHKKPASSVNAEIIGGPMLISSASSKGATLRKGDRVKFIGSFPSAVSSLPNYISRGPSYGSRGKVLLAFEDNGSSKIGVRFDKSIPDGNDLGGLCEDDHGFFCSANHLLQVDGSGGDDLDKVAINEIFEVASNQSKSGALVLFIKDIGKAMIGNYEILKSKFESLPPNVVVVGSHTQLDNQKEKAQPGSLLFTKFGSNQTALLDLAFPDNFSRLHDRSKETSKVMKQLNRLFPNKVTIQLPQDEALLSDWKQQLDRDIETMKAQSNVVSIRLVLNRIGLDCPDLETLCIKDHTLTTESVEKIIGWALSYHFMHSSEASIRDSKLVISAESIKYGHKILQGIQNENKNMKKSLKDVVTENEFEKKLLTDVIPPTDIGVTFDDIGALENVKETLKELVMLPLQRPELFGKGQLAKPCKGILLFGPPGTGKTMLAKAVATEAGANFINISMSSITSKWFGEGEKYVKAVFSLASKIAPSVIFVDEVDSMLGRRENPGEHEAMRKMKNEFMVNWDGLRTKDKERILVLAATNRPFDLDEAVIRRLPRRLMVNLPDAPNRGKIVRVILAKEDLAPDVDFEAIANMTDGYSGSDLKNLCVTAAQCPIRQILEKEKKERSLALAENQPLPQLCSSTDVRPLKMEDFRYAHEQVCASVSSESTNMSELLQWNDLYGEGGSRKMRSLSYFM; translated from the exons ATGACTGAACCTATCTTCACCGTTGGTCAAGGTCAACATTGTAATTTATGGCTTAAAGATCCCACCATTGGTAGTGTTTTGTGCAAGTTGAGCCACATAGAG CGTGGAAGTTCATCGGGTGCATTACTGGAAATCACAGGGAGCAAAGGTTCTATTCACGTTAATGGGAAGACTTATAGAAAGAATGCCTGTCTAATTTTAAGTGGAGGTGATGAGGTTGTCTTTGGTTCTTCTGCCAAGTATGCTTAT ATCTTTCAGCAGCTGACGAATAGTATCATTAGTACTGCTGATATAGCTTCTTCTGTGAGTATCTTGGAAGCCCAGAGTGCTCCAATAAATGGAATGCAAGTTGAAGCCAGATCTGGAGACCTTTCTGCTGTTGCTGAAGCATCTATATTGGCATCTTTATCTAATAATATTTGTAAAGAATTATCTCTCCTACCACCTGCTGCTAAAACTGGCAAGAATGTGCAGCAGAACACTGACATTTCATCACTACATTCTGGCTGCGGGGATGATATCACAGACAATGAAATGAGTGATACCACCAATAATGATGAACCAGCTGGAGATTTTTCTGCTGATAAAACTGTTCTTGGATCCTCTACCACTGTTAACGAAAATCCTAACCTTGGCTCAGCAGAAGTCGATACCAATATTGATGCAGATGTTGGGAAGATGACTACTGCTACATATGAGTTGAGGCCATTACTGCGCATGCTTACTGGATCATGTCCTGAATTTGATTTAAGTGGTAGCATTTCCAAGATATTGGAAGGGCAAAGGGAATTAAGAGAACTTCTTAAAGATGTTGATACCCCAACAGTATTGGCATCAACCAAGCGACTAGCATTTAAGGACAGTTTACAACAGAGAATTCTCAAAGCTGAGAAGATTGATGTCTCATTTGAAACTTTCCCATATTATCTAAG TGATACAACAAAGAACGTTTTGATTGCTTCTACATTTATTCATTTGAAGTGCAAAGGCTTTGGAAAATATGCTTCAGACCTCCCATCAGTGTCTCCACGAATAGTGTTATCTGGTCCTGCAG GTTCGGAAATATATCAGGAGACTTTGTCCAAGGCACTTGTGAAGCATTTTGGTGCCAGGCTACTAATTGTGGATTCTCTTTCACTGCCTGGT GGATCACCATCAAAGGAAGTTGATTCTGCCAAAGAAAGTTCTGGGGCTGAAAAACCATCTGTGTTTTCTAGGAAGAGAAATTTCCAGACTGCCATGTTACAGCATAAAAAACCAGCCTCTAGTGTTAATGCTGAAATTATTGGTGGACCCATGCTAATTTCTAGTGCATCATCGAAAGGCGCTACTCTTAGAAAGG GTGATCGAGTAAAATTTATTGGTAGCTTTCCTTCGGCTGTCTCATCACTACCAAATTATATTTCAAG GGGACCAAGTTATGGCTCCCGGGGCAAAGTTCTCCTAGCTTTTGAAGATAACGGGTCTTCAAAAATTGGGGTTAGGTTTGATAAATCAATTCCAGATGGAAATGATCTTGGTGGCCTTTGCGAAGATGACCATGGGTTCTTCTGTTCTG CAAATCATTTACTACAAGTAGACGGCTCTGGAGGGGATGATCTTGACAAAGTTGCAATTAATGAAATCTTTGAG GTTGCCTCTAATCAGAGTAAAAGTGGTGCACTCGTGTTGTTCATTAAAGATATAGGGAAGGCAATGATTGGCAACTacgaaattttaaaaagtaaatttgaaAGCTTGCCACCAAATGTTGTGGTAGTTGGTTCTCACACCCAGTTGGATAATCAAAAGGAGAAG GCTCAACCTGGCAGTCTTCTGTTTACCAAGTTTGGAAGCAATCAGACAGCACTACTTGATCTTGCTTTTCCG GATAACTTTAGTAGACTGCATGATAGAAGCAAAGAAACCTCAAAAGTTATGAAGCAACTTAATCGCCTTTTTCCAAACAAAGTGACCATACAGTTGCCTCAG GACGAGGCTTTACTCTCTGACTGGAAGCAGCAGTTAGATCGTGACATTGAAACTATGAAAGCTCAGTCCAATGTTGTCAGCATTCGCTTA GTTCTCAACAGAATTGGATTGGATTGCCCTGACCTTGAGACTCTCTGCATCAAAGACCACACCCTAACGACTGAGA GTGTGGAGAAGATCATTGGATGGGCTTTAAGTTACCATTTTATGCATTCATCTGAAGCTTCAATCAGAGATTCTAAGCTTGTAATATCTGCAGAAAG CATTAAGTATGGACATAAAATTCTACAGGGCATTCAAAATGAGAACAAGAACATGAAAAAATCACTTAAG GACGTGGTTACTGAGAATGAATTTGAGAAAAAACTACTTACTGATGTTATTCCACCGACTGATATTGGGGTCACATTTGACGATATTGGAGCTTTAGAAAATGTTAAGGAAACCTTGAAGGAATTGGTCATGCTTCCTCTTCAAAGGCCTGAATTGTTTGGCAAAGGACAGCTGGCcaag CCTTGCAAGGGAATATTGCTTTTTGGCCCCCCTGGCACAGGAAAAACAATGCTTGCAAAGGCTGTGGCAACTGAAGCTGGAGCAAATTTTATTAACATTTCAATGTCCAGCATTACATCCAAG TGGTTTGGTGAAGGAGAAAAATATGTCAAAGCAGTCTTTTCTCTGGCCAGCAAAATTGCTCCAAGTGTTATTTTTGTTGATGAG GTTGATAGTATGTTAGGAAGACGTGAAAATCCTGGTGAACATGAGGCTATGCGTAAAATGAAGAATGAATTCATGGTTAATTGGGATGGTTTGAGAACAAAAGATAAAGAGCGTATACTTGTTCTTGCTGCTACAAATAGACCTTTTGATCTTGATGAGGCTGTTATTAGGAGACTTCCACGAAG ATTGATGGTTAATTTGCCAGATGCTCCAAATAGAGGAAAAATTGTCAGAGTTATTTTAGCAAAAGAAGATTTGGCACCTGATGTTGATTTTGAAGCAATAGCAAATATGACTGATGGATATTCAGGAAGTGACCTAAAG AATCTCTGTGTCACAGCAGCTCAATGTCCAATAAGACAGATCTtggagaaggaaaagaag GAGAGAAGCTTAGCATTGGCTGAGAACCAACCTTTACCTCAGTTGTGTAGTAGTACTGACGTTCGTCCCTTAAAGATGGAGGATTTTAGATATGCACATGAGCAg